One segment of Rhipicephalus microplus isolate Deutch F79 unplaced genomic scaffold, USDA_Rmic scaffold_480, whole genome shotgun sequence DNA contains the following:
- the LOC119159873 gene encoding uncharacterized protein LOC119159873 produces MAVRTNVDGVEMLLTPILSEDGSRIPQGDGFAYSAPDGTVITLVFENNGPQQQNCDDHDYASQRLSDVPLVAPSQASEHPSEPELWSERKTRFLINKYKELKDLVGKKGGFRTKKALWQTLAEMISREFECLCSPLQVQNKWKSLERAYKRNKSKNNSSGSGRVSCEFEEELSDVLEKEHHITPTVLITPGRVIEKNRDSHNASGPSDHTPVSASEDAEPARPEGAAAAYSGSEEPAEHEDPAAAEEASSQPLKKRKRVDCTPIQCLLQEFRESRKEREERSKAKMSLLERLVTAVESQCRKNCE; encoded by the exons ATGGCGGTGAGAACAAACGTAGACGGCGTGGAAATGCTCCTGACACCTATCCTTAGCGAAGACGGAAGCCGAATTCCACAGGGCGACGGTTTTGCCTACAGTGCACCTG ATGGAACAGTAATCACATTGGTTTTTGAGAACAATGGGCCACAGCAACAAAACTGTGATGACCATGACTATGCTAGTCAACGTTTGTCAGACGTTCCACTTGTGGCACCCAGCCAAGCTAGTGAACATCCTTCAGAGCCTGAGCTGTGGAGCGAACGGAAAACAAGATTTTTAATTAACAAATATAAGGAGCTTAAAGATCTTGTCGGCAAAAAGGGTGGCTTTCG CACGAAAAAGGCCCTGTGGCAAACACTTGCCGAAATGATATCTAGAGAGTTTGAATGTCTGTGTAGCCCGCTGCAAGTACAGAACAAATGGAAAAGTCTCGAGCGGGCTTACAAACGGAACAAATCAAAAAATAACTCTTCAGGAAGTGGAAGGGTGTCTTGCGAATTTGAAGA agAACTGAGTGATGTTCTAGAAAAAGAACATCACATCACCCCGACAGTATTGATTACCCCAGGAAGGGTGATTGAAAAGAACAG GGACAGCCACAATGCAAGCGGGCCTAGTGATCATACACCAGTAAGTGCATCTGAGGATGCAGAACCTGCCAGACCAGAAGGTGCGGCTGCTGCATATTCTGGCTCAGAAGAACCTGCGGAACACGAAGACCCAGCTGCAGCTGAAGAAGCGTCAAGCCAACcccttaaaaaaaggaaaagagtgGATTGCACGCCAATTCAGTGTCTCCTTCAGGAATTTAGAGAAAGCCGGAAAGAGAGGGAGGAGCGGTCGAAGGCAAAAATGAGCCTTCTTGAACGTCTAGTGACTGCTGTAGAAAGCCAATGTAGAAAAAATTGCGAATAA
- the LOC119168149 gene encoding uncharacterized protein LOC119168149 yields MFRLSRETFGDLVARYQTSSFFPDSPGGRPRISANKTCLVVLSYLGSQSSMYSLADRFDISESSVRTCIERVLNFLLSISEEVISWPDSREQERIKTGFLLRSEGKGPRNTIGCVDGCHIEIKKPEESPHSYFNRKKFPSVVLQGICNDRNKFIDVLIGFPGSAHDARVLREGPFFEVAQTKCADSYLLGDSAYPLLPWLLTPYRDNEQTFPAW; encoded by the coding sequence ATGTTTCGGCTGTCACGGGAAACGTTCGGGGATCTCGTTGCCCGCTACCAGACGTCCTCGTTCTTCCCAGATTCTCCTGGTGGTCGCCCACGGATTAGTGCAAACAAGACTTGCTTAGTAGTGCTGAGCTACCTCGGTAGCCAGTCGAGTATGTACTCCCTTGCCGACAGATTTGATATATCTGAGTCGTCAGTGCGCACGTGCATTGAGCGCGTATTGAACTTTTTACTCAGTATAAGCGAAGAAGTCATTTCTTGGCCAGACAGTCGTGAGCAAGAACGGATCAAGACTGGCTTTTTGCTAAGAAGTGAAGGTAAAGGTCCGCGCAACACCATAGGCTGTGTGGACGGTTGCCACATAGAGATTAAGAAGCCGGAGGAGTCGCCGCATTCGTACTTTAACCGCAAGAAATTTCCATCTGTGGTGCTCCAGGGAATATGCAATGACAGGAACAAGTTCATTGACGTTTTAATAGGATTTCCTGGATCTGCACACGATGCCAGGGTGCTTCGTGAAGGCCCTTTCTTCGAGGTAGCTCAGACGAAGTGTGCAGACAGTTACCTGCTTGGAGACTCTGCATACCCCTTGCTTCCGTGGTTGTTGACACCATACCGAGATAATGAACAGACCTTTCCAGCATGGTAA